From the Salarias fasciatus chromosome 5, fSalaFa1.1, whole genome shotgun sequence genome, the window TGTAACAGGAAATGGATTGgcttctttttaattttcaacgaaaaacagcaacagaaaaaaaggacgCGCTTTTACTTTGACGACTTTTACtacagttttatttaattttttattttttaaagtggGAACTcctattttaggtttttttatTGAATAGTCAGAAGTGAAATGTGATCTAAATCACAGCTGGAATCACATTGAAACCAGCTGTGCTGTCTGGCTTCAAGAAACCCACCGGAATTTATTGAAAAACACACTCATAGAAGAAAGAATAATTTGAGctattaaagtggatttaatttctctgtaaCACTGAATGTATGTGAAAGTAGGACCTGCACAGGGGAGTTTACGCCTTTACTGTGAAAGGCGTGACCCGGAAGTTGTTAGTCCGcatgtgtttttgctgtgaggtcaaagctcctctcctctgccgtGTGTCCCCCGGTGTGTCCCTGTTCCGTAGCGGCAGACTATCACCATGAGCGGCTGCCGGAGGCTGGCGGCTGCGTGCGGCCGGAGCTCCGGGCTCAGCGCGCTCTTCTCTCCGGTCAGACCCCCGACGCCCCTCCGCCGGAGTCACGCCACCGCCGCTGAACGCGCCCCGGGCTCGGACGCCGGGGACAAGCCCCCGCTGAGGGCCATAGACCTGGCCCGGAAGGTCCAgcgggagaaggagaaggagaaggaggagagggcGAAGCCGCGGGCCGCCGAGGCTCCGCTGTCCCCGCAGCAGAGGACGGTGGCGGAGCTGAAGCGGCTCAGCTCGCAGCTGCAGAACGTCCATCCCAACGTGCTGGCCAAACATCTGCACAGGGGCCTGCTGTACCGGGACGACGACCTGCTGGTCCTCAACAAACCCTACGGGGTTCCTGTCAGAGGTGAGCCAGACCTCCGTCACTCGGGTCAGGGGGAAACACAATGTGAATTTTGACCAACGTGTTTAAGCTGGcacatctggacctgaacaTCTGTCGTCTCCCAGAAGACTCCAGGCTCACGTCCATCTCCTCCGTGCTCCCCGTCCTGTCAAAGATGGTTGATGGGATGAAGGTAAAGTCAGAATCTCAGCTGTTTCCCTGTCTGGCTCTGGAGAAAGACGCCACCGGAGTGCTCCTGCTGGCCAGGAGCGAAGGAACAGTGGAGCACATACTCACCCTGAACAAGAACAACCAAGTGAAGACGAAATACTGGTGAGATGAGGAACTGTGACACAGAAAGACTGAGATATTGCttattttttaccattttttaaaattcaaatttccCCTTTAGGGTGGTCACTGTTGGAATTCCTGTGCCATCTGAAGGAGTGATCGACATTCCCATCATAGAGCGAGAGGTCGTTGGTCCAAAGCCACACTATAAGGTGTGTCTTCAGTTCATACTTTATTTTCATGCTTCCCTCTACAGTGTAATTGCTCCAAAAGTCAAAGAATATTTACTGGTGAGCTGCCCCACCGTTTACTGTCCCTTCTTTTATTCCAGATGGCTCTCAGTCCTGTCTTCCGTATGAATGACGCAGGTGACGGGGTCGTCAAAGTCCGCAGCCATCAGCAAGCCCAGCGCGCCGCGACCAAGTACACCGTCCTGGACAGCAGCAGTGGCTGCAGCCTAGTGGAGCTTCAGCCGTTCACTGGTGAGGCAGTCAGAGGAATAACGACCAAGTTGTTGATTTCcgacagtatttttttcacccGTCTGCCTTCATGTGTCCACAGGAGTGAAGCACCAGCTGAGGGTTCACATGGCGCTGGCTCTTGGATGCCCCATTCTTGGAGACCATAAATACTCACACTGGGACAAACTGGCACCTCAGGTGAAACACGTTTGAGAGATTGGAATTATTGTTTGATGGGCACAAAATGTCATCTACATCATtgaatgttttctgcagtgctttttgcatgtttgcactttattttattactgTCACACCAGGGGAATTTTGAGCGTCCTGCACTGAGTTGAAATATCTGCAATTTAATTTGGTATCCAAAAGTGCAGTATCTGGTGATGAGGAGGACACAGATTTCTTCTGGAGGGGAACCAACAAGTTTCCAAGAGGGAAGGCAATCACTGAATGAAGAGAGGACGAACATTCCTCTCATTCATACTTTGGGACCCCAAGTGGTTTTCAGGTCAAGAGTAGTCTGGTAGATGAACCAAAATAAGCTGACAGGCCTCCTAATGTCCAGACAAACCGTTTTAACTGGCTCCCCTCTAATGAATGCACGTCCTAAAAGTTCCGCTCTAAAGTTCTAGCTGAGCTTCGTGTTCAACATGTCTTTTATCTATTTAAAATACTTTGGATGCAACATGAAATGCACTGTGATCACGTGGTTTCAGTTACCAGCTTGATGAACTAAAGAGGTTTTGCTCTACAGAAACTGCCAAAAGGTGTGCTGGGGAAGCTCGGACTGGAGCAGGCGAAGGCGCGACACATCCCTCTTCATCTGCACGCACGGCAGCTGTCACTGCCAGGAGGCAGCCAGACCGACGTCGACGTGTCCTGCCCCCTGCCCAAATACTTCACACAAACTCTGAGTCGACTGTATCTAACCCCCCctgagaaaaaaatgataaacatCCCATTTGAAGTTAAATTATTTTGGAACCCATCTGAGGAGCGGACATCGAGTGTGAGGCATTGGTTCACTGCTGCAAGAAAGAAGCAATAACCATTTAAATTAAATGGAAATGTAATTATCAAACATTCTCATATGCAAAAAGAGAAGGCTCCCCGTATCAAAAGGACAGAGATGGAGCCAGGCGTTTGATAGTACAGCACTGTAcaaagttctttttttaataaacaaatgAAGCTGCAGAGCTAAAGTTGCCAGAATAAATCTGTTTGTAAAATCTTTCTTTAACAGGCTTCCAGCTGATCATTACATAAACGCTGCTCGAGTCATTTCTCAAATTAAACTGCTGAACACGATCCTTGGTGCGAGCACGTCTTACATCTCCCTTTTCCTTTAGGAACCGTACTACACACAAATACATTGGCAAAAAAGTCCTGGTTGGGAGATTCCATGGCGAGCTTTAACCTGAGAAAAATAGCTTCCAACCTCCCGAATGACCACAGCATAGCACTTGACCTTGTGAATAGACGTGGTACTCAATGATtcacaaaagggaaaaaaaaaaagaagtgtcaTTTTtaagaggaaaggaaaaagcagGCACGTTTTCCATCTTTGAACATATAAAGAGATGGTTGAAAATACAGCCCATATACAAAACAACAGAGCAGTGGTCCATGTGAGTAAGACTGAAGTAAAAAGCGGTTAACGTTTTGTGAGGTTAATAAGCGAACGATTACATATCTTAGTAAGACTGATTTCTACAGGAAAATCCCACCTCTGCTCAATCACGACCCGGCAGTACGGAGCTCAAACTGCTCCGGCTCACCGCGCTCATCACGAGAGAACAGTCCGCCTCGAAGCAAACGCAAAAGAAAAGTCTGTAGATGTGGAGCGTGCAATTATGATACTCCTcagaagaaaacagcttcagaagtttttccattttatttgaTGGCTATTGAGGTTTATAGAGTCAGGATGGTACTGCATAGTCAACACCGTTGAGTCCAGtctgccgtctctctctctctcgctcgctcgtcTTAGCTCATGTTCTCCTGGGTGGTGCCGATGATCTCCTGGATCTCTCTGACCACGATGATGCGGGCCAgcatctgctccacctgctggtttGTGAGGGGCTGAGAGGAGTACCACATGGGGCTGTTCGGCGCCACCACAGGCTCCGGGGTCATGTAGTACGCATCGTTACGTCCTTTCACGCTTTGGGgactaaaagaaaaagaaaaaaggtgtgTTAGAATGCATGTGTGTACTAAAACAGTGTGGCATGTCCCGATGATTACGAAAAGAAGGGTGACTCACCATTTGAAGAGGTAAAAGTCGTAAAGTTTAATGGGACAGCGGAGAGGATTCTCAGGATCTTCGATCTGTTCCTCATACATGTCATCTGTTCctggaaaacatttcacagcttGTCAACAACAATTCCTGACCATCAACAAGATTTAAGCAGTAAAGAAGCTCGAAAAGTCACCTTTCTGTACGGCACTGTTGGGACCTTGTCCTTTGAGAAGGCGAATACTGGTTGCTTTGTCCTTGGCGTTGGCTGGGTTCTTCCTTGTGTGTCTTAGAACCTTCGAGAAGGCTACTTTCAAGTGCTGTTCGGGTGTTATCAGGCGAAAATACCTGCGAAATCATTTCAACAGTTTGAGTATTTGTTGGTAAAATACaagagaaaagtttcatttgacGCAGATCGGCAGTTCCTCACTTAGTGTTGAAATACATGAGCGTCGTGAGCAATGTGGCCGGTGAATGAGCGCCGAGCTGTTTACACTCCCACAGCATCTCCTCTGTCACGTGACTCGGAATGATGTAACCTGCATCCAGAGTATACAGACTGAATTCCATGACATTACGACATTAAATAACACACACTGGTGAGTATGGTGCTGTCTCACCTAAAGGGTGGACGCTGGGTCTCCAGTCACACAGGATTTTGTGCAAACTCTCACAGAAGCGTGTGTAGTACGGATCAGAGAAGATATCGTCCACTCGTCCGTTTTCCGACagatactggaaaaaaaaaaacaaaaaacgatgTTCAGCGAGTCTGGGtgattgttttggctttttccAGATTGCCTGCAAAGACCTGTACCTTCTGTATGCACAAGAAAACATAATAGAGAACATCGGGCGCAAACTGCTCGTCTTCGGACCCTCGCGCCTCCTGAGTCATCAGAGAAAGACCCAGACTCAACTCCGCTACGGCGCTGGAAACCAAGTCCTCCTGAAAACGCAGCGGCTGACGACCTGAACGCAAGAGGACAAGAGAAGAGCAGCGTTTTAAGAACATGTTACATTTTGTAGACTTGCTCCTCATTTTGAATCagtgatttattttcctttaattttaCTATGAAGGACAGGATTTCAAATTATGGGAGAACTCTCATGCTCTACAGTCTACGTGCTTTCTCTTGCACTGTGGTTAATTTTCTCCTGCTCCATCTCATGATGGTTCCAGCTTTTCCAGTAAAAGCTTTACTCACGGCCTATGGGGGCAAACGTTTTCTCTCGTTTGCTCAGCTCTTCGTTTTTTCGCTCCGCCCAGAGACGCCACACCTCCAGACCCTCGTCAGGCTTCAGAGAGACGGGAACCAGGATTTCTGTCGGTGGTTGAGCCTCCGCCTCTATTTGACCCTGTCCAAGATAACATAAACATTTTAACATGCATTCGCTCCTTAGAAACAGAACACaggaagaaacaacaacaattcAATGAAACTAATATGACTCTGATGTTGACAATCGCTTTACCCTGCCTTCTTTTTTAAGTTTACACAGCCAACACTGGACgtgatttattacattttccACAGTATGTCATCATTTCCTGATTATACAGACACGTTTCCAAGAACAGTTTTCGAATCATTTTGGTGACGGAAGCAACAGGATGAGTTCATTTCCagtcatgtttttctttgtcaaacaATCCAAGTAGAAAGAGAAAATCGTCTCAAACCTGcagatggagctgctgctcttgTCCCTCTTCGCCTTGGATCTGCTGTTGACTCGGATCCCAGATGTGCACCGACTGAGTGGTGTTGTAAGTCCCTCCCACCGTCTGCACCGCCACGGGGATGTGAATGTTTCCGTTCATGAACTGCGCAGGGAACAACGTCTGTACGATCTCTTCCTGCGTTGCGGCCGAGGCCGGCTGCAGGTCTGCAGACCTCGAGGAGGAACCGGGGGACATTTTCTCCTTCCCGTTGGTGGTAGTGACTTGCACCGTGCTGTACGTCTCCTGCGGGATTGCGATGTGAGTGACGCCCTGTTGCTGCGGAGTGGAGTAGACCGGGATGGTCCAGGTCTCGCCCGTGGGACCCGTGATTGTTCCCGTGGTGCTGTACAGCTGAGCGCTGTCGACAGTGAGCAGGTCCGGTCGCAGCGACACGTagctctgctgctgcccctGCGGGATGGTGAGGACAGTGGCGACCTGCTGCCCCTGCGGGACGGCGTAGGAAACGGCCAGAGGGACATCCACCTTGCGCTTTTTGGCCGGTTGGAGAACAGTGGCAGAGCCgggcctcctctcagcctccctgAGAGACTCCTGATGCTGAGGAGGAGACATGGCCTCTAtggtctggatctggatctgctgGCCACCCTGTAGCTGAATCTGCTGGCCGGGCTGAAGCTGAATTTGCTGACCTCCCGGGAGCTGAATATGCTGGGTTCCCTGTAACTGGATTTGCTGGCCACTCGACAGCTGGATCTGCTGTCCTCCCGCCACAGCAGCCACCAGCTGTGCCTGAATCTGTCAAACGCAGTCAGCACAGTCAGAACACGGCGACACTGAGTCACACTGATCCACTGGATGAACTCAATCCTCTACCTGCTGTTGCTGCTCCTCAGTGAGCTCGGCCTGCTGCACAAGCTGGGCTGTTGAGATTCCCTGCAGGTCCTGCTGAGAGTCGGAGGCCACCTGAAGGACCTGCTCCACCGTTTGGCCCTGCTGTTCCTGGATCTGAACCTAGCAGGGACAAGACGTgacgaattaaaaaaaaaaaaaaagttccatcaACAAGAAATATCTACCAATCTTTAACAAGTGACACTCTCATGGGCTTCTGCACCAACACCCAGACAGGCCAGGAATTCCCATTGCTTCAAATCCACAAATGAAGAGAAGACGAGGACTAAAGCTACTTGATTCAGGATAAGTATGAAATGTGTAACGATTAATATGTGAAACAAAACATCAGGCAAGTTTGACATAAATCATAACTCGAGCTCCAAAAGGCACAGCAGCCTCAGGTGCAGAGAGGTTAATATCAAAATAGTAATATTTCATCTTAAAAGGATCCTTTGGGGAAAACCAAAGAGTTGTCCTTCGAGCAGATGGAAGATTCCAGTTGAATCTTTTACACTATTTTCTAAAAATCTTCATTAATGCAGGaatgtttcatttttgcttCACAAACTAAATGTAATTTAAAGTCTTTCTAAACGACTTGAGATGCTGTAATTAGTTAAAATCAAACACTGCAATGATTCTTTCAGTCAAGTTTGTATGGGTTTGAAACTCTTGCAAAATCTGTCCAACAAGTTGCTTTTTTCTCCAGAGAATTAAAATTTGTTGTGGCAAAACtacattttgttttcacagtgatAATTTACAGTGAAGCAGATTTTGTCAAGGCGCAAAGCTTACAATCCTTTGAGGAAACAGCTGACTAAAACACATGAGTGTAGAAGTTAAGGTGAAGTTGAACGACCCTGTTTGATGTGAAATTGGAGACATAATTCCCAACTACAAGCAGGAAGACACAAGATAaccaagaaaatgaaaaatcaagTTAATATAATATTCCACTGACCCATCAGTAAATCCAAATTAATAAATTCACAgctgtgctttataaataaaactgtaagAAAAAACGCATTTCAGATTTCAAATTGGAAGTAATCCACCTTCCCCACGTTTCTTCAACAGCAAAAGGAAAGACGCTACATCTAACTACATTAAATCTAACTCGTGGTTCAACACGCCACACTGCCTCCTCCTTCGGTTTCCCGTTGACAGAGAATAATGACCGTGCTTCTGGAGCCCTGACAGCTCCATCCATCATGTGGAATTTAAACACAATATGTGGAATTGATACCAATGTAAAAACCAACCTGCACTTGGAGCTGCTCTTCAGAGCCTTGATGCACAGTCAGTTGGGGTGAAATCTCTGTCGACGTCACCTGAACCTGTCATAAaaaacatgtgtgtgtatgaagtgCAGGAAATTACACAACACCAGACGATAATGAATAAATGGCCTCATTCAGAGCTGGCAATAAAACTCAGGGGATCAAATGTCAAATGTAAAGTAGTGAAGTCAATTCTAATCCACTTTTCAAGCTTGTCAAGCACAGGTCTCTTTGGTATGTGAAgggatgtaaagaaaaaaaagccttttggaAACACTTTGACTTCCAATAGATATAACGTGTGTAAAATTTGAACAAAGTGACTTTCGAAAAATCATCAAATCAATTGGAACTTAATATTAACACTGCAGACAGGTGTAGTGGTATATGGATACTGTCAGAACAAGTGTAGCAGCCTTACTGGGCAGGCGAGCTCCAGGAGAGAGCCGGCCACCTCGGTGCTGTCAGTGTAGATGCAGTTGGCTCCCTGCTGCTGGTACACCATGGCCGTGGTTGTGGCTACTGCCCCTCCCTGCTGGCTGAACTCCTGCAGCACCTCGGGGCCCTTGGCCAGGGACTCCAGGAACTCTTTCATCCTGTGCTGAGGCACTGTGCGGGCCTTCTGCCGCACATACTCATCGAAGGAGACCACCCCACTCTCCTGCTCATTCATCTTCACTGGACCTGGGGAGAGAGGATGACCATGTTTATGTTTACATGCCAGATCAAATCAAAACAGCATGCTTTCACAAGATACCGCATTAAAGACACAATAACTGGGAAAGATGAATGAAGAAGGGGACAGTGATTGTTCTAAAAGCAAGAAGATAGCAAAATAAAGTGACATATTGCTGCGATCGTTACGTAGGGAACGTTTTAGCCTGAATTGATTTTTGCATTATGTGCTGCAATTTAATACTTTTTCTAAAGACAGTGTAACTACACATTACATCAAATCGCGGTGATTTAGATAACATATATGGGATTTGATCGCATTCTTATAAATACAGCAAGAGCTTGATCCTCTTAATTGTAAGTGTAATCAAAACTGTCTACGTTacagctagctgttagcatcgtagcaGCTCAATGTTAGCACTATAGTCACAGCCCATATGGATAAACAGCTAGCAAAAAACAACTGCCTTGATATTTTCGCATCGTATAAAACTAACAAGATAAAATATACAGCAATAAGACACAATATAGGTAAGGGTAGAAGCTAGCAAAAAACTAAAGCAACACTCCATTCAATGCGATAACATgaagctagctagctgctgTGCTATCATTAGCCCAGCTAGCTGACGGGCTTCGGATCCCGGCATGCTACCTTAAATAAAACGAAATCCTCTCCTTTCCGCCAAGGCACGGTGTTTAAAACTAAAAAGCCGATAAACGTGTTACAGCTACCGCCAGCACGCCGTTCACTCCTCTACATAGCGCACGGAGCGGCGGACTGGTCCCGCAAAACAAAGCTTGTGGTTCAACCGCCAAGAAATGGACCAGCAGCGAGGAGGCGAAGTGTCTGTCGTCTGATGGCTCCGGGATGCAGGCAGTCCGCTGGAAAAGCGCTTCCACGCCTCCAGCAAACACCGCACTTCTAGGTTCTCCAGCCCAAAATCCCacgatagttttttttttttttcactctaaACCCACACGACCCGGCCGACTAACTCAACGATGTTTGTCCAGCTAAATGGAAAAGGACGGAAGTAAAGGCCCCGAAAAGAAGGCGACTCCTCCACACTGATATGCGGCCAGCAGCCTTCAATCAGCAGCTCCTGCCACCCCAGTTACCCCAGTTACCCCCATCACCAGGGACCCAGCAGCTCCaagaccccctgctgtgaaagttattatattattaataACTACAGTGGCTTTCATAGGAAAAAAATCCAACCCTGTCAATGTTTACAAGTCATCCGCAGATACTCTTtatatgtgctttttttctttctacctATCTAACTTCATATaaggatagatagatagatagatagatagatagatagatagatagatagatagatagatagaataATAACTCATAAATCCTTTTTATAcaattgcactttttttttaatttacacttTAGATAattgtttaaaaatatattttgacaTTATGGTTATTTCTtcgatttgtttttcttttctttttttgtctgaatgactcttgttttgtttttgtttgacttttacAATATCTGTGAAATATTGTGTCCAGGAAAGGGGTCAATAATTCACAGCTTTTTCAGCAGGCCTTCTTGGAATCATTTAAGATCACCAAATGTAATCATCGGAACTGGTGCTGCGGTGAAATGCTTGTCAGGACGTGTCTGCTGAAGCCTGATAAACATTTGTATGCTTGTACCTTTAACAGAATCTAACTTCCCCAGTCTGCCTTAAAGAGCCAGGCATGTGCTGTTGAGGGCCTCCCCCTGTTCTCTCCACAACAAACTGCCTCTTGCCCTCCTTAAGGTGGACCGCCACAGATGTGCTGTGTGAATAGGCAGGCTCCTTTGTACCCTGGACAGCAAAGAGTTAATTCCCACACTCTCTGCAGACTGTCAGTGGATCTGCAGGGGCTATTTCTCAGATAGTTAAAAAGTGTATGGacatttaaaaaatttttttttttcatattcattaCATAATTACAGTCAGTTTATTCTCATTGTGCATGTAACACTGTCTTCACTTGTGGAAAACTGAATTAAtgtataaataaacaaataacaggGAGGTATTTAGTTGGCATGGCAGTGTTTACATGGCACTGTTTACATGTACTCGTGCAGGCGTGTCTTCACATTACTTGTTCATGTGAGTTCGTGACACCGTAAGAATCTTAATGTAATCCTTTTAGTTTGAGATTTACTGCAAACAACTGTTGTAGGAAGAGTGTGAGGCTTGCAAGCTTTCGTTAAGCATCAATTAGTTGCAAAACGTGCATTCCCTTTTGGTTTTAAATCTTAAACTGAAGACTGCAACGGtgacaataacacacacagttttcctctcttttaGATTTGAAGCTTGTATTCGGGTGTTGACctttgctgctgctctgcaggtgaGATCTGAATGGACGACTGCCAGGTAACCAGCTGGTGCAGTAATGGGAAAAGACATCAGCTTTAAAGTTAAAAGGGTGTGAGCATGCCCGTGAATTCATCATGCTGAGCCCTCGCCATGATGCTCCTGCACATTTGGAATCAGACGACGCACAACCTGATGCTGCAGCCTGAGATGTGCTCCTCATGATGCAGTAGAAAGAAGCAGGTCGCACGGAACAGCAGGTACCTCCCAGCTATTTTATGATACTAATGATTTGGTTTGGAAACACGTATTATGtactgtgttttcatttggcaGCCTTGAGAATTTTAGTTTCAGACTGACAATTTGTTTTGGTGcacatttttttgtaatctcTGTAGTTTATGTTGTGAGCAGCTATGAAGTGTTGAAATGTTTCACCATATGGACTAAATGTTTGCATCATAACAAAAACATCATGCTACGATAGCCTGTGAaataatttttgcattttgaggCCAATAGTCAATTATGATTaaactgtttgcatgttcagatTTGCATGAGTGTATGCCCATGTCTATTTCAATATAAGTGAAAGATACAGCTTCACAAATATGATCCAAAGAGCACAGACTGAtctctgcctcctgctgtgaTCTGCCATGTTTTTGTCAAACCTTGCACACATGTTGTGAACTGTGCAAACCCTCTGGATTACAAATAGGAATTCTTGTCTTTTGAAGGATTGCATCACAAAGTTAATTATCTGGGAATCTGTGACCGTTAACTTGTGCTTAACCTCTCAAGTCGACTTATCAACACTTTCATACCTCGCCCATTTTGACCACTTAAGCAGTGCAAGAGTGCTTTACGCTATTTGTGACACATCCATTTCCCACACACAACAATAACTCTCAGGCGGTGATGCTAAATGCCACCCCCTTGGGTTTAAGCGCATAATCACCTGCAGCCAGGGATCAGACTCTCAGCTATGCGACTGAGACAACCCCTCTGTAACCAGAAGCAGATGCTACAGACCGATGATACATTTCACGAtcaaaaaactgtttttcaccGTTTCTAGTTCCCCATCACATGCAGACCAGTGTGGCTTTCAGGGACAGGGCTTGAGGAAGGGATCTTTCAGTgcatgaaaagaataaaaagaaattcttgaccttcaaaaaaatgtatttcatactTCCATGTGTTATTTTTCATACAGCAATTTAACTGTTTATTTGTTAATTTTCCACAGCTCTTGGGCTTTTTCAACTGTCAAAAATGGAGTCTTCACTCTTTCTTCTTATTGCCCTCTCCGTTTCTCTTTGTGGGCCTGGAGGCCTCGTTCAAACTTCTGATTTATTGAGCACGAGCAGAAACAACGCTGAGCCTGATAGGTCATTCAGAGAAGAACTGCTTCAATCAGGGAGCTCTGTGGAGGGCAGCGGACACAGTGCCGGCA encodes:
- the qrich1 gene encoding transcriptional regulator QRICH1 isoform X2, which gives rise to MNEQESGVVSFDEYVRQKARTVPQHRMKEFLESLAKGPEVLQEFSQQGGAVATTTAMVYQQQGANCIYTDSTEVAGSLLELACPVQVTSTEISPQLTVHQGSEEQLQVQVQIQEQQGQTVEQVLQVASDSQQDLQGISTAQLVQQAELTEEQQQQIQAQLVAAVAGGQQIQLSSGQQIQLQGTQHIQLPGGQQIQLQPGQQIQLQGGQQIQIQTIEAMSPPQHQESLREAERRPGSATVLQPAKKRKVDVPLAVSYAVPQGQQVATVLTIPQGQQQSYVSLRPDLLTVDSAQLYSTTGTITGPTGETWTIPVYSTPQQQGVTHIAIPQETYSTVQVTTTNGKEKMSPGSSSRSADLQPASAATQEEIVQTLFPAQFMNGNIHIPVAVQTVGGTYNTTQSVHIWDPSQQQIQGEEGQEQQLHLQGQIEAEAQPPTEILVPVSLKPDEGLEVWRLWAERKNEELSKREKTFAPIGRRQPLRFQEDLVSSAVAELSLGLSLMTQEARGSEDEQFAPDVLYYVFLCIQKYLSENGRVDDIFSDPYYTRFCESLHKILCDWRPSVHPLGYIIPSHVTEEMLWECKQLGAHSPATLLTTLMYFNTKYFRLITPEQHLKVAFSKVLRHTRKNPANAKDKATSIRLLKGQGPNSAVQKDDMYEEQIEDPENPLRCPIKLYDFYLFKCPQSVKGRNDAYYMTPEPVVAPNSPMWYSSQPLTNQQVEQMLARIIVVREIQEIIGTTQENMS
- the qrich1 gene encoding transcriptional regulator QRICH1 isoform X1, which encodes MNEQESGVVSFDEYVRQKARTVPQHRMKEFLESLAKGPEVLQEFSQQGGAVATTTAMVYQQQGANCIYTDSTEVAGSLLELACPVQVTSTEISPQLTVHQGSEEQLQVQVQIQEQQGQTVEQVLQVASDSQQDLQGISTAQLVQQAELTEEQQQQIQAQLVAAVAGGQQIQLSSGQQIQLQGTQHIQLPGGQQIQLQPGQQIQLQGGQQIQIQTIEAMSPPQHQESLREAERRPGSATVLQPAKKRKVDVPLAVSYAVPQGQQVATVLTIPQGQQQSYVSLRPDLLTVDSAQLYSTTGTITGPTGETWTIPVYSTPQQQGVTHIAIPQETYSTVQVTTTNGKEKMSPGSSSRSADLQPASAATQEEIVQTLFPAQFMNGNIHIPVAVQTVGGTYNTTQSVHIWDPSQQQIQGEEGQEQQLHLQGQIEAEAQPPTEILVPVSLKPDEGLEVWRLWAERKNEELSKREKTFAPIGRRQPLRFQEDLVSSAVAELSLGLSLMTQEARGSEDEQFAPDVLYYVFLCIQKYLSENGRVDDIFSDPYYTRFCESLHKILCDWRPSVHPLGYIIPSHVTEEMLWECKQLGAHSPATLLTTLMYFNTKYFRLITPEQHLKVAFSKVLRHTRKNPANAKDKATSIRLLKGQGPNSAVQKGTDDMYEEQIEDPENPLRCPIKLYDFYLFKCPQSVKGRNDAYYMTPEPVVAPNSPMWYSSQPLTNQQVEQMLARIIVVREIQEIIGTTQENMS
- the rpusd4 gene encoding pseudouridylate synthase RPUSD4, mitochondrial isoform X1, with amino-acid sequence MSGCRRLAAACGRSSGLSALFSPVRPPTPLRRSHATAAERAPGSDAGDKPPLRAIDLARKVQREKEKEKEERAKPRAAEAPLSPQQRTVAELKRLSSQLQNVHPNVLAKHLHRGLLYRDDDLLVLNKPYGVPVREDSRLTSISSVLPVLSKMVDGMKVKSESQLFPCLALEKDATGVLLLARSEGTVEHILTLNKNNQVKTKYWVVTVGIPVPSEGVIDIPIIEREVVGPKPHYKMALSPVFRMNDAGDGVVKVRSHQQAQRAATKYTVLDSSSGCSLVELQPFTGVKHQLRVHMALALGCPILGDHKYSHWDKLAPQKLPKGVLGKLGLEQAKARHIPLHLHARQLSLPGGSQTDVDVSCPLPKYFTQTLSRLYLTPPEKKMINIPFEVKLFWNPSEERTSSVRHWFTAARKKQ
- the rpusd4 gene encoding pseudouridylate synthase RPUSD4, mitochondrial isoform X2, whose protein sequence is MSGCRRLAAACGRSSGLSALFSPVRPPTPLRRSHATAAERAPGSDAGDKPPLRAIDLARKVQREKEKEKEERAKPRAAEAPLSPQQRTVAELKRLSSQLQNVHPNVLAKHLHRGLLYRDDDLLVLNKPYGVPVRDSRLTSISSVLPVLSKMVDGMKVKSESQLFPCLALEKDATGVLLLARSEGTVEHILTLNKNNQVKTKYWVVTVGIPVPSEGVIDIPIIEREVVGPKPHYKMALSPVFRMNDAGDGVVKVRSHQQAQRAATKYTVLDSSSGCSLVELQPFTGVKHQLRVHMALALGCPILGDHKYSHWDKLAPQKLPKGVLGKLGLEQAKARHIPLHLHARQLSLPGGSQTDVDVSCPLPKYFTQTLSRLYLTPPEKKMINIPFEVKLFWNPSEERTSSVRHWFTAARKKQ